One genomic window of Halogeometricum sp. S3BR5-2 includes the following:
- a CDS encoding sulfite exporter TauE/SafE family protein: MFLGLAASAVLLFAVVGFLAGVGITAIGPGGVFITIALALTAASPAVVAGTAGATNIAAGLLGTAVYARSGELRTAAGKRMAVALSVPGGVGALVGKRINALVSADEFSVLLGAFVVFAGLLTWYRERYGVGRTLVDPTTRRGALAVGAVGFAVGVPGGLLGVGGPVLAVPLLIALGVPLLPAVAAAQVQSVFVAAPATAAYLLDGAVSVPLVALIAVPELAGIVVGWGVARRIEPRILKIALGGVLVVLGVYLMV; encoded by the coding sequence GTGTTCCTCGGTCTCGCCGCGTCCGCGGTGCTCCTGTTCGCCGTCGTCGGGTTCCTCGCCGGCGTCGGCATCACGGCCATCGGCCCGGGCGGCGTCTTCATCACTATCGCGCTCGCACTGACGGCCGCGTCGCCGGCGGTCGTGGCGGGGACGGCCGGCGCGACGAACATCGCGGCGGGCCTGCTCGGCACCGCGGTGTACGCCCGTTCGGGCGAACTCCGAACCGCCGCGGGAAAGCGGATGGCGGTCGCGCTCAGCGTCCCGGGCGGCGTCGGCGCCCTCGTCGGCAAGCGAATCAACGCGCTCGTCTCCGCCGACGAGTTCTCCGTCCTGCTCGGCGCGTTCGTCGTCTTCGCCGGCCTGCTGACGTGGTACCGCGAGCGCTACGGCGTCGGCCGGACGCTCGTCGACCCCACGACTCGAAGGGGGGCGCTGGCCGTCGGCGCCGTCGGGTTCGCCGTCGGCGTCCCCGGCGGCCTGCTCGGCGTCGGCGGCCCGGTGCTGGCCGTTCCGTTGCTGATAGCGCTCGGCGTCCCCCTGCTGCCGGCGGTGGCCGCCGCGCAGGTGCAGTCGGTGTTCGTCGCCGCCCCGGCGACGGCCGCCTACCTCCTCGACGGCGCGGTGTCCGTCCCGCTGGTGGCGCTCATCGCCGTGCCCGAACTCGCGGGCATCGTCGTCGGGTGGGGGGTCGCTCGGCGCATCGAGCCGCGGATACTGAAAATCGCGCTCGGCGGCGTGCTCGTGGTCTTGGGGGTCTATCTGATGGTTTGA
- the gnd gene encoding phosphogluconate dehydrogenase (NAD(+)-dependent, decarboxylating) → MQIGVVGLGRMGQIVVNRVLDAGHDVVAFDLSEEATAAAAGAGATPADGLEDLADRLGEEKRIWLMVPAGDAVDATLDELGPLLDDDDVVVDGGNSHFEESVRRAETVEAAYLDCGTSGGPAGAELGFSLMVGGPEWAYEAMTPVFDAVATGPDGHDRMGPVGSGHYVKMVHNGVEYALMQAYGEGFDLLANGRYDLDLESVAKTWNNGAVIRSWLLELCEEAFREEGTDLGTVADHVSGGSTGTWTVQEALEREVPVPLIYQALAERFGSRDDARFSRRLANRLRYGFGRHEIVREE, encoded by the coding sequence ATGCAGATAGGCGTCGTCGGACTCGGGCGGATGGGGCAGATAGTGGTGAACCGCGTGCTCGACGCCGGGCACGACGTGGTGGCGTTCGACCTCTCGGAGGAGGCGACGGCCGCCGCGGCCGGGGCGGGTGCGACGCCCGCCGACGGCCTCGAAGACCTCGCGGACAGACTCGGCGAGGAGAAGCGAATCTGGCTCATGGTGCCGGCGGGCGACGCCGTGGACGCGACGCTCGACGAACTCGGCCCCCTCCTCGACGACGACGACGTGGTCGTCGACGGCGGCAACTCCCACTTCGAGGAATCGGTCCGCCGCGCGGAGACGGTCGAGGCGGCCTACCTCGACTGCGGCACCTCCGGCGGCCCGGCGGGCGCCGAACTCGGCTTCTCGCTCATGGTCGGCGGCCCCGAGTGGGCCTACGAGGCGATGACGCCCGTCTTCGACGCCGTGGCGACCGGGCCGGACGGCCACGACCGGATGGGGCCGGTCGGGTCGGGCCACTACGTGAAGATGGTGCACAACGGCGTCGAGTACGCCCTCATGCAGGCGTACGGCGAGGGGTTCGACCTGCTGGCGAACGGCCGCTACGACCTCGACCTCGAATCGGTCGCGAAGACGTGGAACAACGGCGCGGTCATCCGCTCGTGGCTGCTGGAACTCTGCGAGGAGGCCTTCCGGGAGGAGGGGACCGACCTCGGAACCGTCGCCGACCACGTCTCCGGCGGGTCGACGGGCACGTGGACGGTGCAGGAGGCGCTCGAACGGGAGGTGCCGGTGCCGCTCATCTACCAGGCGCTCGCCGAGCGGTTCGGAAGCCGCGACGACGCCCGGTTCTCGCGTCGGCTGGCGAACCGTCTGCGCTACGGCTTCGGCCGACACGAGATAGTGCGAGAGGAGTAG
- a CDS encoding CBS domain-containing protein, with protein MLDELLRTDAPTAAPDTPVADVAAAMRRGDDDAVVVLAEDRPLGVVTPATLGRAVVAGDDLSGELVGELLPEDPVTIRRVATRADLVAVFGREGVREAVVVDDADQYVGIVTFDHVLAAYAREFDALLDLLE; from the coding sequence ATGCTCGACGAACTCCTCAGGACCGACGCACCGACCGCAGCACCGGACACGCCCGTCGCGGACGTCGCGGCGGCGATGCGCCGGGGGGACGACGACGCCGTCGTCGTCCTCGCCGAGGACCGTCCGCTCGGCGTCGTCACGCCGGCGACGCTCGGTCGGGCCGTCGTCGCCGGCGACGACCTGAGCGGGGAACTCGTCGGCGAACTCCTGCCCGAGGACCCGGTGACGATTCGGCGCGTCGCGACGCGCGCGGACCTCGTGGCCGTCTTCGGTCGGGAGGGCGTCCGGGAGGCCGTCGTCGTCGACGACGCCGACCAGTACGTCGGCATCGTCACCTTCGACCACGTGCTGGCCGCCTACGCCCGCGAGTTCGACGCCCTCCTCGACTTACTGGAGTGA
- a CDS encoding aminopeptidase — MDQRTREHAEVLVDWSARIEAGDDVVVSVAEGAHELAVAVAEKLGDRGANVVTTYASEEVSRAYLRAHDGEFETAEHELTLYENADSVLFLGGGRNTFATADVPGETRQAAARAAESVREARMATDWVSTVHPTRSLAQQAGMSYEAYREFVYEAVLRDWESLAEEMAKMKEILDEGSEVRLVKGEDTERDGGTGPSRATDLTMSVEGRTAVNSAASVAYDSHNLPSGEVFTAPYDPEGEVFFDVPMTINGTRVRDVHLTFEGGEVVDFAAESGEDALGDVLDTDAGARRLGELGIGMNRGIDRFTDNVLFDEKMGDTVHLAVGRAYDACLPEGEAGNDSAVHVDMITDVSEDSRMEVDGEVVQRNGVFRWEEGFEG, encoded by the coding sequence ATGGACCAGCGAACCCGAGAGCACGCCGAGGTGCTCGTCGACTGGAGCGCCCGCATCGAGGCGGGCGACGACGTGGTCGTGAGCGTCGCGGAGGGCGCGCACGAACTCGCCGTCGCCGTCGCCGAGAAACTGGGCGACCGCGGCGCGAACGTCGTCACCACCTACGCCTCCGAGGAAGTCTCCCGCGCGTACCTCCGCGCGCACGACGGGGAGTTCGAGACGGCCGAACACGAACTCACCCTGTACGAGAACGCCGATTCGGTCCTCTTCCTCGGCGGCGGCCGCAACACGTTCGCCACCGCCGACGTGCCCGGCGAGACGCGGCAGGCCGCCGCGCGCGCGGCCGAATCCGTCCGCGAGGCGCGCATGGCCACCGACTGGGTGTCGACGGTCCACCCGACGCGGTCGCTCGCCCAGCAGGCCGGGATGTCCTACGAGGCGTACCGGGAGTTCGTCTACGAGGCCGTCCTCCGCGACTGGGAGTCGCTGGCCGAGGAGATGGCGAAGATGAAGGAGATTCTCGACGAGGGGTCGGAGGTCAGACTCGTGAAGGGCGAGGACACCGAGCGAGACGGTGGCACCGGACCGTCCCGAGCCACCGACCTCACTATGTCCGTCGAGGGCCGCACGGCGGTGAACTCCGCCGCCTCCGTCGCCTACGACTCGCACAACCTCCCGTCGGGCGAGGTGTTCACCGCGCCGTACGACCCCGAGGGCGAGGTGTTCTTCGACGTGCCGATGACCATCAACGGCACGCGAGTGCGGGACGTGCATCTGACGTTCGAGGGCGGCGAAGTCGTCGACTTCGCGGCCGAGTCGGGCGAGGACGCCCTCGGCGACGTGCTCGACACCGACGCGGGCGCGCGCCGCCTCGGCGAACTCGGAATCGGGATGAACCGCGGCATCGACCGCTTCACCGACAACGTGCTGTTCGACGAGAAGATGGGCGACACCGTCCACCTCGCGGTCGGCCGCGCCTACGACGCCTGCCTCCCGGAGGGCGAGGCGGGCAACGACTCGGCCGTCCACGTCGACATGATCACGGACGTGAGCGAGGACTCGCGGATGGAAGTCGACGGCGAAGTCGTCCAACGGAACGGCGTCTTCCGGTGGGAGGAGGGGTTCGAGGGATAG
- a CDS encoding DUF4397 domain-containing protein — translation MKSHRFLDNRRTALALAAILVASLVAVGGAVSAQSSDTDPQHTSYLRVVHASPDAPPVDVYVDNETVLTDVPFGAVSDYLALEAGTYNVSITAAGDPDTVVFDDEVSLDPRTVTTLAASGEISEDAETEFGPAFFPDDALTPDENESAVSIVHLSPDAPAVDVTAANGSVVLADNVTYGNATSYVTVPAGDYSVEIREETEENDGHVVTSVNVSLAGGTAYSALAVGYLNPDDAPAETPFEVVLTEDATSTLEFPSDDEEGTATETETETEAETETEAETETETETEAGTETEVPTEY, via the coding sequence ATGAAATCCCACAGATTCCTCGACAACAGGCGAACAGCGCTGGCGCTCGCGGCCATCCTCGTAGCCAGTCTCGTGGCGGTCGGCGGCGCCGTCTCCGCGCAGTCCTCCGACACGGACCCGCAGCACACATCCTATCTCCGAGTCGTCCACGCGTCGCCCGACGCCCCGCCGGTCGACGTGTACGTCGACAACGAGACGGTCCTGACGGACGTGCCGTTCGGCGCCGTCAGCGACTACCTGGCCCTGGAGGCCGGCACGTACAACGTCAGCATCACGGCTGCCGGCGACCCCGACACCGTGGTGTTCGACGACGAGGTCTCCCTTGACCCGCGCACCGTGACCACGCTGGCCGCCAGCGGTGAGATAAGCGAGGACGCGGAGACCGAGTTCGGTCCCGCGTTCTTCCCGGACGACGCGCTGACGCCCGACGAGAACGAGTCGGCGGTCAGTATCGTCCACCTCTCGCCCGACGCGCCCGCCGTCGACGTCACGGCGGCCAACGGGAGCGTCGTGCTGGCCGACAACGTGACCTACGGGAACGCGACGTCGTACGTGACCGTTCCCGCGGGCGACTACAGCGTCGAGATACGCGAGGAGACCGAGGAGAACGACGGTCACGTCGTCACCTCGGTGAACGTCTCGCTGGCCGGCGGCACCGCGTACTCGGCCCTCGCGGTCGGCTACCTGAACCCCGACGACGCGCCGGCCGAGACGCCCTTCGAGGTCGTCCTGACCGAGGACGCGACGTCGACGCTCGAGTTCCCGTCCGACGACGAGGAGGGCACGGCGACCGAGACGGAGACCGAAACGGAAGCGGAGACGGAGACTGAAGCGGAAACCGAGACGGAGACAGAGACAGAGGCCGGAACCGAGACCGAAGTGCCGACGGAGTACTGA
- a CDS encoding rubrerythrin-like domain-containing protein codes for MSEPFDRSRWYECTRCSFRSEPGDPTTMCPRCGRQMHNVARAQE; via the coding sequence ATGAGCGAACCGTTCGACCGGTCGCGGTGGTACGAGTGCACGCGGTGCAGTTTCCGGTCCGAACCCGGCGACCCGACGACGATGTGCCCGCGGTGCGGCAGACAGATGCACAACGTCGCCCGCGCGCAGGAATAA
- a CDS encoding 30S ribosomal protein S6e, protein MAEFQVVVSDPDAGDTHQFEVDGQDANRFLGRDIGDEVDGGAVGLDGFTLEITGGSDEAGRPMRENVAGSDLKELLLEGGVGYKPSREGERKRVTVRGRQVSDETAQVNVKVVDGGDVAAALGEGDADEAAEDDEE, encoded by the coding sequence ATGGCAGAATTCCAGGTTGTCGTCTCCGACCCCGACGCGGGTGACACCCACCAGTTCGAGGTCGACGGACAGGACGCGAACCGATTCCTCGGCCGAGACATCGGCGACGAAGTCGACGGCGGCGCCGTCGGCCTCGACGGCTTCACGCTCGAAATCACGGGCGGGTCCGACGAGGCGGGCCGTCCGATGCGCGAGAACGTCGCCGGGTCAGACCTCAAGGAACTCCTCCTCGAGGGCGGCGTCGGCTACAAGCCCTCCCGCGAGGGCGAGCGAAAGCGCGTCACCGTCCGCGGTCGGCAGGTCTCCGACGAGACGGCGCAGGTCAACGTCAAAGTCGTCGACGGCGGCGACGTGGCCGCGGCCCTCGGCGAGGGCGACGCGGACGAGGCCGCCGAGGACGACGAAGAGTAA
- a CDS encoding DUF7112 family protein, giving the protein MSERVPSDHDSVSSYRAKIARSGGTRRPCLRLPDEAAVADGDLIRLSLGGDLYHARVVADSSGRLLRGAYDNKRLARTPGDGENRLVEWCEETGRGPGSAVEVDELDAGYCYGVREPGKRVVYTVPDRPNESLADIAESLGRDE; this is encoded by the coding sequence GTGTCGGAACGCGTCCCCAGCGATCACGACTCGGTGTCGTCGTACCGCGCGAAAATCGCGCGTAGCGGCGGCACTCGCCGGCCCTGCCTCCGCCTCCCCGACGAGGCGGCCGTCGCGGACGGCGACCTGATTCGCCTCTCCCTCGGCGGCGACCTCTATCACGCCCGCGTCGTCGCCGACAGTTCCGGCCGCCTTCTCCGCGGCGCCTACGACAACAAGCGCCTCGCGCGGACGCCCGGCGACGGCGAGAACCGCCTCGTCGAGTGGTGCGAGGAGACCGGGCGCGGCCCCGGGTCGGCCGTCGAAGTCGACGAACTCGACGCGGGTTACTGCTACGGCGTGCGCGAACCCGGAAAGCGCGTCGTCTACACCGTGCCCGACCGGCCGAACGAGTCGCTGGCGGACATCGCCGAATCGCTCGGCCGCGACGAGTGA